The Leguminivora glycinivorella isolate SPB_JAAS2020 chromosome 17, LegGlyc_1.1, whole genome shotgun sequence genome has a window encoding:
- the LOC125235166 gene encoding uncharacterized protein LOC125235166: protein MAASANVIYGGNLTFDHNAQEWRIFKERFEAMCFANDLTDTTDKAGTKRRSILLTTFVEETYRVAKDLVYPKTLNTIEYSTLLEKLDTHFESPRCSFAERYKFYKAEQRAGEDLGEWAARVRSLAQFCGFTTELDTALRDRFVLGLENAKEREKLFAESVDKLTFSNALHLAQATRSARQGLQETSSSRQAAGVGSGEVFAVRAGAGGAAPPLTNNNRLACAVCGYKNHTKDKCRYINYTCKKCNTKGHLSRMCKTSVKKLNFIAEETDDIHEDLTM, encoded by the exons ATGGCGGCGAGCGCTAACGTGATTTATGGCGGCAATCTCACCTTCGACCACAACGCGCAAGAATGGAGGATTTTTAAGGAGCGGTTTGAAGCGATGTGTTTTGCTAATGATTTAACGGACACCACCGACAAAGCGGGCACAAAGCGGCGTTCTATACTCCTTACGACGTTTGTGGAAGAAACTTACCGCGTTGCAAAAGATTTGGTATATCCAAAAACGTTGAATACCATTGAATATTCTACCCTCCTTGAAAAGCTGGATACTCATTTCGAGTCACCCAGGTGTTCGTTTGCAGAACGatacaaattttataaagcGGAGCAACGAGCCGGCGAGGATTTGGGGGAGTGGGCAGCGCGAGTGCGTAGTTTGGCACAGTTCTGCGGGTTTACGACGGAGCTCGATACCGCGTTACGGGATCGTTTCGTTCTCGGGCTCGAGAACGCTAAAGAACGAGAGAAGCTGTTTGCGGAGAGCGTCGATAAGCTGACTTTTAGTAATGCGTTACATCTGGCGCAGGCTACTCGCAGCGCCCGGCAGGGCCTGCAGGAAACCAGCTCGTCCAGGCAGGCGGCGGGAGTCGGCAGCGGCGAGGTGTTCGCGGTGCGCGCGGGCGCGGGGGGCGCCGCGCCGCCCCTAACAAACAATAATAGACTAGCCTGTGCCGTATGCGGATATAAAAACCACACCAAGGACAAGTGCCGTTACATTAATTATACGTGTAAAAAGTGCAACACTAAAGGACACCTAAGTAGGATGTGTAAAACGAGTGTTAAAAAGTTGAACTTCATTGCTGAGGAAACCGATGACATACATGAAG ATCTCACAATGTAA